The Gemmatimonas phototrophica region CGTAAAACACCGGATGCAGCGCGGCGGGCCCCTGCACGTCGGTGGTGTTCAGCAACACATGATCGAGCTTATTGGGATACTCCCGGCGCACGTGCGACAGGGCGAGCTGGGCAAAGTGCGTGGCAACGGGCGGAGTCAGCGAGTACGACGTCATGACGCACGCACCTCAGCGGGGAAAGGCGAACAGCGACAGCAACACGATGTTGGCCGCCAGGAGGAGCAAGGCCGTTGGCACCTGCGCCTTGATCACGCCGTACCGGTCCCGCAACTCCAGCAGCGCTGCGGGCACGATGTTGAAGTTGGCCGCCATGGGCGTCATGAGGGTACCGCAGAATCCCGAGAGCATGCCGATGGCCGTGACAACCACCACATCGCCACCATACTGCTGCACCACCAATGGCAATCCGATCCCCGCCGTCATGACGGGAAACGCGGCGAAGGCATTCCCCATGATCATGGTGAATAACGCCATGCCAATGGCGTAGGCGGCCACCGCCGCCAAGGGTGAGCCCAGCGGCAGATACGTGGTGGCCAACGTACTCACCACCTTGCCCACGCCCGCCGCTGCAAACACGGCCCCCAGTGCGGCCAGCGACTGGGGCAGCACCGCCGCCCATCCGACGCTGTCCATCAGCCGGCGCGCCTCCACAATGGGCGCGGTCACCGGTGGGCGCAGCATGATCAATCCGGTGAGCAGTCCCAACACCGTAGCCACACCCAACGCGATTTGCGTGACCTGCTTGGGGTCCACCAGCGGCTGACCACCAATGACGATGTCCTTCAGCAGCAGACTGCCCAGGAACGTGGCCAGCGGCACCACCAGCACCGGCACAAACAGCCGGTTGCGATAGCGTAGCGCAGACGCCACCCGATCGGCTGCCGTGACGGTCTCACGCGTCCCCTGCCCCAATCCAGTTGCCGCCGTCCCCACCATGACCAGCACCAGTACCCCATTGGTCAGATCGCTGAGGTATGACCCGGTAAAAAACAGCAGCGCATAGACACCCCAAAACAGCGTGTTGCGCCAGCGGCGCGGGTTGCTGTCGTCGCGGGCATTCACCATCGCAATACCGCCGGTGAGCAGCCCCATAAGGACATAAATGGCTTCGAGGCGGATCATGTGCGTGCCCCCGTGTCACGCTCATCGGCCGCCGCGCTCACATCGGCGGCAATGCGTCGGTCGAGCAACAGCAGCCGCGCGCCATGAATGACGAACGCCACGATCGCCGTCGGGATGGCCCACCGGGCCAGCTGCAATGGCTCCACCGTGATGCCATTCTGCTCCAGAAAGCCGCGAATGAGCAGAATGGAGCCAATGGCCACAAACACATCTTCGCCAAAGAACATGCCCACGTTATCCGCACCCGCGGCCATGGCCTTGATACGCTCGCGGGTGTGCTCCGGCACCGCGCCGTGCGTGTTCTCGGCCGCTCCTTCGGCCATGGGCGCGACCAGCGGACGCACCATCTGCGCGTGCCCACCCAATGAGACGAGTCCCAGTGCCGACGTGGCCTGTCGCAGCGCGAGGTATACCAGCAGCACACGCCCGGCCGTGGCCGCGCGAATGTGGCTGATGACCTCGCGCGAGCGCTCTTTGAGCCCGGAGCGTTCCGCCAGTCCAATGACCGGCAAGGCGAGCCACACAATGGCGATGTAGCGGCTCTCCACAAACGCCTTGCCAAAGGCGGCAATGACGTCAGGCAACGATTGGCCACTGGCGAGCCCCGTGGCGAGGCCGGCCAGCGTCACCACGAGCAGCGCATTCAACCGCAGCGCGAAGCCCACGATGACAATGAGAATTCCTATCAGGGGAAGCATGGCGACACGTTACCGCCGATCAGGCTAAATTTCGAGATACTGCCCAACAGGCCTTTGTCCCGCTCCCCCGGAACACCCGCATGTCGCTTCGTCATTCCAGGACGTTGGTCCTCGCTGCCCTCTCGCTGTTCACCACAGCTTGTCTGCCGGGTGGCAAGCGGGCGTACACGCCGTCCATGAACGCGACGCCGGCGCTGCGCATCTACGACACGAAGGCCAATCAGTTCATCACCTTCCCGCAGTTCGCGTCGGCCATTGCGTCGCGTGATCTGGTCTTCTTCGGCGAACAGCACAACGATCCCGCCACGCACTCGGCCGAACATGCCGTGCTGGCGGCGCTGGGCGAACGACGCAGCAACGTGGTGGTGACGCTGGAAATGTTCGAGCGCGACGTGCAGCCGCTGCTCGATCAGTACCTGGCTGGCACCATCTCCGAAGAGAACTTTCTCGCCGGCGCGCGCCCCTGGGACAAGTACGCCACGGATTACCGCCCCATGGTGGAGCTCGCCCGCGTGCGCGGATGGCCGGTCATTGCCGCCAACGTGCCGCGCCGTCTGGCCAGTGCGGTAAGCCGCCGTGGACTGGCCGTGCTCGATACCATGAATGCCCGCGACCGCGCATACATGGCCCGCGAGCATTCATGCCCCAAGGACAGCTACTACGCGAAGTTCGCGGAAACCATGAAGGGGCACGGCGCGGGCGGTGGACCACCCACGGCTGCGGATCAGGCGGCCATGCTGCAGATGACCGATCGTTTTTACGAGGCGCAGTGCGCCAAGGACGAAGCCATGGGAGAAGCCATTGCGGACGCCTTCAAGCGTTCTCCCAAGGGCACCGTGATCTTTCAGGTGGATGGCGCCTTTCACAGCGACAACGGCCTGGGCACGGTGGAGCGCGCCCTGCGGCGCGTGCCAAATGCCACCAGTGTGGTGCTCACGGCCATTCCGGTGGCCGACCTCTCGAAGGCCAAGGGCGAAGAACACCGCGACAAGGGTGATTTCGTGCTCTTCACCCGCGCCCCCAAGTAAGGGGGCGTGGCGGCCCGGGGATGGCTATTCCCCGCTGCTGTCGGTGTAGCCGCGCTCCAGCAGGAACGCACGCACCTTGTCCGGATTGCGCTCCACTTCCAATGACCCAGGGCGCAGCCCCGTGCGGATGAGCATGCCGCGCCCTACGCTCGACGCCACCACGAAGGCGTCGGTAGTGATGCATACCACCTCGGCGGTTTCCGACAGCTGCCCCGGGTGCCCGGAAAACACCATCGCCGAGTTCTCGGAGATCCCCTCGGCCTTCATGCTGCCGTGGGGCTCGCTCCAACTCATGCCGGTGAAGAGCACGATATCGTTGTTACCGTCAATGAAGTCTTCCACGGGCACGCCGAGGATACCGGGGTTGGGCTCCAGTTCAGCGCGAACACGATACGCGTCGAAGAGTCCCTCTACATCGGCCGTATCCAGCCCCACTCGAACCGCCTGCCCATCGCGCAGAACGACGGTGATTTCATGTTCAGCGATGGCCATGCCTCGCCAGGCACCCCGCAGCTTGCGGAGTGCTTCAATGCTGTCGTCCGTGGCCTGAAATCGGTATTCGCGCACAAGTCGTCCCGGTAAAGTTCAGGACGAAATCTAGTGCGCGCGTCTAGTGCAGCTTGTGCACCGGAACCCCCAGATACGTGGACGCTGCCTCCAGATGCGTATGCTTGGGCACAAACGACAGTGGCCCCACCTGCGCGTGTGGACCGGAGGTGACCCCGATGCCGAGCACACTGCCCACCCCAATCACCGTCCCTTTGCCCAGCTGGACCCGTTTGGTTTTCAGCCGTCCGTGTTCCACGACGTGCCCGGAGAGGTGAACGTCGGACCCGATCACCACCTCGTCGTCGAAATCGAGGAGATTGTGGTCCATGAGGGACAGACTGTTCACCCACACCAGCCGACCAAGCCGGGCGCCATTGAGGCGCATGTAAAGGTTCCAGAAGGTCGTGGAGCGGAAAGCCGGACCCGCAAACACCCGCACGACGTGTATTGTCATGCTGTAGCGGCCCCAGTTGAGCACGGGCCAGCTGAATTCGTTCAGCGGCAGGTCCAGGTTGTCGGCGGTGCGCCACCCCAGAACCCTGGTGGCCAGCGCCGAGTATAGCATGAAGGAGACCGCGAAAAACAGGTAAGCGGGGATGGCCAGCGCGGAGGCCAGCAGGATCCGCGCGGTGTCGGAAGGCACGTGCGCCGCCACCGCATGCCAGGCCAGCAGCACCGGATAGAATGCTGCCGCGAAAAGCACCGTTTCCAGCAGCACCACTGAAGAGGCGGCCCACGTAAAGCGGACCGAACGTCGCCATGAGGTCGTTGCCATTGTCAGTCGCATCCTCCACCGCTGCGGAGTCACCGTTCCCGCGTTCCACGCCGGAACTGGCCGATCCTGCCCGACTGCACGTGCAGGGACAGGGTCCACCATTAATCTACGTGCCCGGTCTCGACGGCACCGGATTGTTGTTCTATCGGCAGGCGCGTCTGCTGTCGCACCGCTTTCGTGTCATTACCTACCGCCTGCGCGATGAGGCGCCTGATATGGACACGCTGGTGCGAGATATTGTATCGCACCTGGCCCGCGCCGTGCCCGACCACGCGCCCGCGGTGGTGGTGGGCGAGTCCTTTGGTGGCGCGCTGGCCACCAACTTTGCGCTGGCGCATCCCGACAAGGTGGAGCGCCTCGTCATTCTCAATTCGTTCTCGCGGATTACCCCGGCGTTCAAGCTCCCGGTCGCCGTGGCCGGGCTGTCGATGGTGCCGTGGAGCACCATGCAGTTCGTGCGGCGATACACGGCCGCCCGGCTGCACTCGAAACACACGCACGCCGAGGAGATTCAGAAGTTTCTGCTGCTGACCTCCGCGACAACCAAGCACGGGTATCTCAATCGGCTCCGCATTCTGATGCAGCACGATCTCCGTCACCGATTACACGCACTGCGAGTGCCCACGCTGTATCTGGCGGCCGACGAAGATCATCTCATTCCCTCGGTCCGCGAGGCACGGCTCATGTCTTCGCTGGCCCCGTACGCCTCCATGCAGATCCTGGCGGGGCATGGGCATGGCTGTTTCCTGGCGCCGGACCTCGACCTCAATAGCATTCTGCACGCGTGGGAGGCGAGGCTTCCACTGGGGGGTGCCTCGACTTCCGAACGGCTCGCGTGCGACGAGCACTGAAGCCGCAGCCACGCACGCGAGAGGCCGAGGGTACAAACGGAGAACGCGGGTGCCGGCGATCGTCTGCTGGCACCCGCGCGCTCATCGGTCGTTCGTGTTACTTGCCTTCGTCGTTCTCAAAACCGAACGGGTTGACTCCGCCCACGCCGCCCATGTTTTCAATGCGCAGCGTCTGCTTCTGAATGGTGTTGCCGATCTGCAGCACGATGCCGTAGTCGCCAGTGGTCGCGACACTGCCACCACCACCGAAGCCACCAAAGCCGCGCCCCTGCGCCGGCACCGGGAGGCCGATCAGTTCAAAGACCTTCCGAACGGCCGGATTGCTCGCGGCGCCCTGCATTTGGGCCGCCCGCTGCTGTAACTCAGCCACGTTCTGTCCACCGGCGGCAGCTGCCGCCGCCGGACGCGGCGTGGCTTCGGCCGGACGGGCGCAGAACGGATCCCACTGCGTAAGCGGACGCTCACAGGGGCCCTGCGCCCCACGTCCACCGCCGCCGCCACGGAAGTTGAAGCCACCGGCGGGCGGATTGAGCAGCTGCTTGGCGAGGGCCAGTGCAGTGCTGTCGTACTTGGCCTTGGCCAGCGAGTCGAGTACGAGCGGCATGCGCACGGCGCGCAGAATGCTGTCGCGCTTTTCGCTGGGCGAGAGCGGCGCACGCGGCGCCGGACGGCCCGTCACGGAGAAATTCCACGTGACCGTGTGCACACCCACTGAACCCGGGCCGGCGATGCTGGAGATCGTATCGCCCACCGCGTTGAGGATGCTGATGCGCGCCGGGGAACCCGCCTGCGTGATGCGGTAGCTGATGTTCGCACCGTAGGCCGGGTTGGGCGTGGCAAAGAAGCCCTGCGCATTCCCGTTGCCCGACCCACCACGCAGTGGCTCTTCGCCCCATTGGAACGCGGTCTTGGGCTGGAACAGATGCACTGGCTTGGCGGCCACCGTCTTGGTGATCTGCTGCAGCGGCGCCACGTCCACAATCCAGAATCCACGGCCGTGCGTGGCGGCAATGAGCTCGCGATCACGCGGATGAATCTGCAGATCGTACACCGGCACGCTGGGCAGGCCGGCCGCAAACTTCGTCCACGTCGCGCCACGATCCACCGAGGCATACACACTGAGCGACGAGCCCACGTACAGCACATCGGCGTTGGTCGGATCTTCGCGCACCACGTGCAGGAAGTCGGCGTTGCCGTCGGCCGGGAGGTTGTTCACGATGCTCGTGAACGACTTGCCACCATCCTTCGACATGAACAGGTACGGTTTGAAGTCACCGTTGCGGTGATTTTCGAACGCCACATACACCACGTTCTCGTCGAACTTCGACGCTTCAATCCGCGTGACATACACTTCGCCGTTGTTGGGCAACCCCGTAATGCGCGGGGCCAGGTTTTCCCACGTGGCGCCATCGTTGCTGCTCTTCCACACGTTGCCATCATCAGTGCCGGCGTACAGCAGCCCCGGCTTGGCCGGGCTTTCCTCGAGCGCCACCACCGTGCCGTACGTTTCGGCGCCCGTGGCGTCGAGCGTAATGCCGCCGGTAAGACGCAGCGCCGTATCCAGCTTGGCGGTAAGCCCCTTCGCAAGATCCGGCGAAATGATCTGGAGCTCTTCGCCGCGCTTGTTGGACTTGAGCACGCGGTTGCCGCCGAAGTACACCACCGACGGATTGTGCGGCGACAGGAAGAACGGGGAGTTCCAGTTGAAGCGCAACGCGAGATCGGTCGAGTCCTTGGCCTGCAGCTTGCGAAGTGCAGTAATGGCCGTCATCTGCGCCTTGGTGGCCGCCTTGAGCGGATCACCACGCACAATGGCAATGGAGTCTTCCCACTGCTTGTACTTGGCCTGCCACGACGGCTTCTGGAAGGCGTAGCGCTCACCCGTCTTGAGGTTGAGGCGCGACACGTTTCCGGCCTGCGATTCGCCGTACACGATGTTCGGATCGGTGGGATCCATGGCGGCGTAGAAGCCGTCACCACCGGAGATGGTGTACCAGTAGCCGAGGCTCGTCTGGTTCACCCGGCGCTTGGAGGGGCCACACCAGGTGCCGTTGTCTTGCGCGCCTCCGCAGATGTTGTACGGCACGGCCATGTCGAAGGCCACTTCGTAGAACTGCGCGATGGGCAGGTTCTGCGCTTGATTGAAATTGCCGCCCGCGTCGAACGTGATGGCAATACCACCGTCGTTGGCAAGGAACCAGCGCTGCGGATCGTTGGGATCAATCCAGATGCCGTGGTCGTCCACGTGCACGTTCTGCGCCGCGTTGCGCGACGTCTTGCCGCCGTCTTCCGACAGCTGCAGTTCGGTGCTCGAGAAGTACACGCGGTCCGGGTTCTTCGGATCGCTGCGCACCTGCGAGTAGTAGAACGGACGCACGTTGATGTTGTTCATCTGCGTCCAGGTGGCACCGCCGTCGGTGCTCTTCCAGAGTCCGTTGTTCTTCGGGCTCCGCTCGCCGACAATCGGGCCGGTGCTGTTCGCCGCGGCTTCGATCATCATGTACATCACATCGGGGTTGGCGAGGTTGATGTCGAGGCTCATGCGCCCCTTGTACCCGGCCGGAAAGCCACCGCCCTTCACCTCGGTCCACGTTTCACCGGCGTCGGTGCTCTTGAAAAGCCCCGAACCCGGGCCACCGCTGAACAGCGAATACGGCGTACGACGACGCTCCCAGCTGGTGGCGAAGAGCACATTGGGATTCTTGGGATGAATGGCGACATCCACGAAGCCCGCCTTGTCGCTGATGAACTTCACCAACTTCCAGCTCTGTCCGCCGTCGGTGGTCTTGTAGAGGCCACGATCGGGGTTGGAGCGCCACGCGGCGCCCAGCGCGGCCACAAACACCACGTCGGGATTGGTGGGGTGTACCACAATGCGCCCAATGTGCTCGGTCTTTTCGAGCCCCATAGGCTTCCAGCTGAGCCCGCCATCGGTGCTCTTGAAAATGCCACCGCCGGGCTCGATGGAATTGCGGGAGTTCGGCTCACCGGTCCCCGCCCACACCTGCTGCGTATCGCTCGGGGCAATGGCCAGCATGCCCATGGAGATGATGCGCTTGTCGTCGAAGGTGGGGCGCCAGGTGATGCCGTTGTTGGTGCTCTTCCAGATACCGCCGCCGGCGGCCGCCACAAAGACCGTCTTGGACGGACTCGGGATGCCGACCACGTCGGACAGGCGGCCCATGAAATTGGCCGGGCCAACCGTGCGCCAGCGCATGCCGGCCACCGTGGCGGAGTCGAGCGCCTGGGCACTGAGCGATGAGGTCAGCAGCGTACTCTGCAGCACGAGCCCGCCGGTCACCGCGGCCAGGCGCGGGATGATACGAGAAAGGGACATGGAGGGGATGAAAGGGAAACGTGTGGTAAACGTTACGCTGTCTACGTATGGAAAACGTGCGACACTGCCTCCACGTTTAGAAGACCATGATTTCAACTTTCGGAATTGCCGCGCATGACGCGGCCAGCCCGCTCGCCCCGTGGCGCTTTGAGCGCCGCGACGTAGGCGCGCACGACGTACACATTCAGATTCTCTTCTGTGGAATCTGCCACTCCGACCTTCACACGGTGCGCGGCGAGTGGGGACCGTGCCCGTATCCGCAGGTGCCGGGCCACGAAATTGTGGGCCGCGTGGTGTCCGTGGGCGCCGACGTGACGTCCTGGAAAGCTGGGGACCTTGTTGGCGTAGGGTGCATGGTGGACAGCTGCCAGCACTGCCAGCCCTGCGCCGACGGCCTTGAGCAGTACTGCGACAACGGCATGACCGGCACCTACGGCGGGACGGAAAAGGAAACCGGCCGCCCCACGCAAGGCGGCTATTCCACCGGCATCGTGGTGAACGAGAAGTTCGTCCTGCGGGTCCCGGCGAACCTCGATCTGGCCGGTGTGGCCCCCCTGCTCTGCGCCGGCATCACCACCTGGTCGCCGCTCCGGCAGTGGAAGGCCGGTCCGGGCTCACGGGTGGGCGTGGTAGGCATTGGTGGCCTTGGCCACATGGCGGTGAAGCTCGCAGCCGCCCTTGGTGCACACGTGGTTGTCCTCACCACCTCGCCTTCCAAGGCCGAGGACGCCCGCCGGCTGGGGGCGCACGAGGTCGTGGTGTCCCGCGATGCCGCCGCAATGAAAGCGCTGCGCAATTCGCTCGACCTGATCATCGATACCGTGGGTACGCCCCACGACATCGACGCCGAGATGCAGTTGCTGCGTCTGGACGGCACGCTGGTGTTGCTCGGCGGCTCTCCCCAGCCTCACCCGGCCCCGGGGGCCTTCACGTTCATCATGAAGCGTCGGCGGCTGGCCGGCTCACTCATTGGCGGCATTGCCGAAACGCAGGAAATGCTGGACTTCTGCGGACAGCATGGCATCACCGCCGACATTGAGCTCATCAAGGCCGACGCCGTAAACGAGGCGTATGAGCGCATGCTCAAATCGGATGTGAAGTACCGGTTTGTCATCGACCTGGCCACTCTGGCTGAGCCGGTTTAGGGCTCCTCAGGGTCGGTCCCACACGGTGAGCGCGGCCGGTTCCTCATGGGGAGCCGGCCGCGTTGGACTTTGGTCCCTGTGCCAATCGCTACGGTTTGCCCCCTGATTTGCCGATATCCTTCCCAGACAGGATTTCCGCCGACGGAGACGGGCAGACGTTCATGGATGATATCGAGCTGATGGACTTGTTCCCCCAATTTGCGGCCGAGGAAACCCGGACGGGCCCGAACGACGCCCAGGTGACCGAGGTATTGCAGGATCGGGAACGGTTGCGGGAAATTGCTGCCCTGCGGCTCACCGAGCCGGATGTGCAGCACATATTGCGCGATGTCTGCGCGGAGGCGTCCAAGGCCTTGGGCGTGCCCATGGGGATGGTCACCGTGGTCCTTGATGACGCGCAGTTGTTTGCGGGCCAGCACGGATTGAGCGGGTGGCTACAGGAGGCGGGCGGAACACCGGCCGAGTGGGCCTTCTGCCGGTACACCGTGGCTTCCAAGGCGCCGTTCATCGTGAACGATGCCGCGACGCATCCGCTCGTACAGGATAGCCCGCTGTTCACCCAGGATGGACTGCGCTGCTATGCGGGGATCCCGCTGGTGACCTCGCGAGGCCATGCCATCGGCTCCTTCTGCGTTGCCGGGACAACACCCCGGGAGTTTTCCGAAATGGAGATCCAGAAACTGCAGCGCTATGCATCAGAGACGATGCGGCGCCTGGAAACCCGTCGCGTGGAGCTCCAGCCGTGACGCCGAGCCTCCCGGGTTACCACTTCGAAGCCCCCTCGGCGAACATGATTCTCCGGTCGCTGACACGCTATGTGGACGATGATGAGGTGGACGCTTTGTGGCGTCAGGCCTGCCATCAGGCCGGATTTGACGTGCATCGGCTGCCGCATTCGACCGACGAACTGCTCCCGGTCGTGGACGCGCTGGAACAACTGAGTGATCTCGCGGCCGTGTGTGCCAAGGGGCTCCGGATCCGCATCATGTCCTATGCCGTGCTGGCCCGGGCGGGCAAAGGGATCACCGCTACCCCCACCGTTGGTGTCTGAAGGGTCCCCCCGAGCCGCCGTCACCGATTTGTTATCGGGCGCCCTGTGGAATTAGGATTGTCAAGGGTTGCGAGCGCTTGATCGTTCGCGACCGGGGGCCCAGAGCCCGCCCATCCCTTGTCACGATCCACGCAGCGACATGGCGCTCCAACTCGGTGAGTGGGTCGATCCGGAACGCATCCTCATCGTGGAGGATGACGACGCGTTGCGTGAAACGCTGGCGCACACGCTCGCGAGTGTGTGCCGTGAAGTTCGTACAGCGGCAACACTCGCCGACGCGTTTCACGAGGCCATCCACTCCCCTCCGGAACTCATCGTCCTTGATCTCGGGCTTCCCGATGGAGATGGAACAGAGCTCGTCACGCGACTGCGTGAAGCGACGGATGTGCCCATCATCGTGTTGAGCGGGCGGGATACCGAAGAGGCCAAAGTGGCGCTGCTGGATGCCGGCGCCGATGATTTCCTCATCAAACCGTGCGGCGGCGCGGAACTGCTGGCGCGTGTGCGCGGACAGTTGCGCCGCTCGGTCACGTCGCAGGCCGCGCGCTCCTGGTCCCACATCGAGGTGGATGGCGTGGAGATTGATCTGGTCGCGCAGCGCGTAGTGCGCGACGGACAGCCACAGCGCCTGACACCCACCGAATGGGCTCTGCTGCGGGCGTTGGTGCTGCAGGCGGGGCGCGCCATCTCGCCCAAGCAATTGTGGGACATCGTCTGGGATCGGGAATTTGGCGACTACTCGACCCATGTGCGGGTGCACATCACGCACCTACGTCGGAAGATTGAACCCAACCCACAGGTGCCGCGCCTCATCATCACCGAACCGGGTGTGGGCTACCGCTTCAACGGGCCGCAGTGACGCTGCGCACGGCAGGGGTCTGGCTCATGTGGCTGGGGCTCTACGGGCTCACCACGCTATTGCTCTATTCCATTTCGGCGCTGCCCGACATTCGCGTCTCCCACGGGGTGCTCGGCTATCTGGTCTTGATCATTGCGGCCAGCCGGCACGGCGGGCGAGCCCTGTCGCTGGCCATGGTCGCGCTGGGCTATCTGTCGGTGGATTGGTTGTTCGTACCGCCACGTTTCAGTTTTGGCCACGCCAGAGAGATGGACTGGATTGTCCTGATTGCCTTTCTGGCCACCGGATGGCTGGTGT contains the following coding sequences:
- a CDS encoding DUF979 domain-containing protein gives rise to the protein MIRLEAIYVLMGLLTGGIAMVNARDDSNPRRWRNTLFWGVYALLFFTGSYLSDLTNGVLVLVMVGTAATGLGQGTRETVTAADRVASALRYRNRLFVPVLVVPLATFLGSLLLKDIVIGGQPLVDPKQVTQIALGVATVLGLLTGLIMLRPPVTAPIVEARRLMDSVGWAAVLPQSLAALGAVFAAAGVGKVVSTLATTYLPLGSPLAAVAAYAIGMALFTMIMGNAFAAFPVMTAGIGLPLVVQQYGGDVVVVTAIGMLSGFCGTLMTPMAANFNIVPAALLELRDRYGVIKAQVPTALLLLAANIVLLSLFAFPR
- a CDS encoding DUF969 domain-containing protein, whose amino-acid sequence is MLPLIGILIVIVGFALRLNALLVVTLAGLATGLASGQSLPDVIAAFGKAFVESRYIAIVWLALPVIGLAERSGLKERSREVISHIRAATAGRVLLVYLALRQATSALGLVSLGGHAQMVRPLVAPMAEGAAENTHGAVPEHTRERIKAMAAGADNVGMFFGEDVFVAIGSILLIRGFLEQNGITVEPLQLARWAIPTAIVAFVIHGARLLLLDRRIAADVSAAADERDTGART
- a CDS encoding ChaN family lipoprotein, which gives rise to MSLRHSRTLVLAALSLFTTACLPGGKRAYTPSMNATPALRIYDTKANQFITFPQFASAIASRDLVFFGEQHNDPATHSAEHAVLAALGERRSNVVVTLEMFERDVQPLLDQYLAGTISEENFLAGARPWDKYATDYRPMVELARVRGWPVIAANVPRRLASAVSRRGLAVLDTMNARDRAYMAREHSCPKDSYYAKFAETMKGHGAGGGPPTAADQAAMLQMTDRFYEAQCAKDEAMGEAIADAFKRSPKGTVIFQVDGAFHSDNGLGTVERALRRVPNATSVVLTAIPVADLSKAKGEEHRDKGDFVLFTRAPK
- a CDS encoding alpha/beta fold hydrolase, translated to MRSLPLSVASSTAAESPFPRSTPELADPARLHVQGQGPPLIYVPGLDGTGLLFYRQARLLSHRFRVITYRLRDEAPDMDTLVRDIVSHLARAVPDHAPAVVVGESFGGALATNFALAHPDKVERLVILNSFSRITPAFKLPVAVAGLSMVPWSTMQFVRRYTAARLHSKHTHAEEIQKFLLLTSATTKHGYLNRLRILMQHDLRHRLHALRVPTLYLAADEDHLIPSVREARLMSSLAPYASMQILAGHGHGCFLAPDLDLNSILHAWEARLPLGGASTSERLACDEH
- a CDS encoding WD40/YVTN/BNR-like repeat-containing protein, translated to MSLSRIIPRLAAVTGGLVLQSTLLTSSLSAQALDSATVAGMRWRTVGPANFMGRLSDVVGIPSPSKTVFVAAAGGGIWKSTNNGITWRPTFDDKRIISMGMLAIAPSDTQQVWAGTGEPNSRNSIEPGGGIFKSTDGGLSWKPMGLEKTEHIGRIVVHPTNPDVVFVAALGAAWRSNPDRGLYKTTDGGQSWKLVKFISDKAGFVDVAIHPKNPNVLFATSWERRRTPYSLFSGGPGSGLFKSTDAGETWTEVKGGGFPAGYKGRMSLDINLANPDVMYMMIEAAANSTGPIVGERSPKNNGLWKSTDGGATWTQMNNINVRPFYYSQVRSDPKNPDRVYFSSTELQLSEDGGKTSRNAAQNVHVDDHGIWIDPNDPQRWFLANDGGIAITFDAGGNFNQAQNLPIAQFYEVAFDMAVPYNICGGAQDNGTWCGPSKRRVNQTSLGYWYTISGGDGFYAAMDPTDPNIVYGESQAGNVSRLNLKTGERYAFQKPSWQAKYKQWEDSIAIVRGDPLKAATKAQMTAITALRKLQAKDSTDLALRFNWNSPFFLSPHNPSVVYFGGNRVLKSNKRGEELQIISPDLAKGLTAKLDTALRLTGGITLDATGAETYGTVVALEESPAKPGLLYAGTDDGNVWKSSNDGATWENLAPRITGLPNNGEVYVTRIEASKFDENVVYVAFENHRNGDFKPYLFMSKDGGKSFTSIVNNLPADGNADFLHVVREDPTNADVLYVGSSLSVYASVDRGATWTKFAAGLPSVPVYDLQIHPRDRELIAATHGRGFWIVDVAPLQQITKTVAAKPVHLFQPKTAFQWGEEPLRGGSGNGNAQGFFATPNPAYGANISYRITQAGSPARISILNAVGDTISSIAGPGSVGVHTVTWNFSVTGRPAPRAPLSPSEKRDSILRAVRMPLVLDSLAKAKYDSTALALAKQLLNPPAGGFNFRGGGGGRGAQGPCERPLTQWDPFCARPAEATPRPAAAAAAGGQNVAELQQRAAQMQGAASNPAVRKVFELIGLPVPAQGRGFGGFGGGGSVATTGDYGIVLQIGNTIQKQTLRIENMGGVGGVNPFGFENDEGK
- a CDS encoding NAD(P)-dependent alcohol dehydrogenase — translated: MISTFGIAAHDAASPLAPWRFERRDVGAHDVHIQILFCGICHSDLHTVRGEWGPCPYPQVPGHEIVGRVVSVGADVTSWKAGDLVGVGCMVDSCQHCQPCADGLEQYCDNGMTGTYGGTEKETGRPTQGGYSTGIVVNEKFVLRVPANLDLAGVAPLLCAGITTWSPLRQWKAGPGSRVGVVGIGGLGHMAVKLAAALGAHVVVLTTSPSKAEDARRLGAHEVVVSRDAAAMKALRNSLDLIIDTVGTPHDIDAEMQLLRLDGTLVLLGGSPQPHPAPGAFTFIMKRRRLAGSLIGGIAETQEMLDFCGQHGITADIELIKADAVNEAYERMLKSDVKYRFVIDLATLAEPV
- a CDS encoding GAF domain-containing protein, giving the protein MPPDLPISFPDRISADGDGQTFMDDIELMDLFPQFAAEETRTGPNDAQVTEVLQDRERLREIAALRLTEPDVQHILRDVCAEASKALGVPMGMVTVVLDDAQLFAGQHGLSGWLQEAGGTPAEWAFCRYTVASKAPFIVNDAATHPLVQDSPLFTQDGLRCYAGIPLVTSRGHAIGSFCVAGTTPREFSEMEIQKLQRYASETMRRLETRRVELQP
- a CDS encoding response regulator; translated protein: MALQLGEWVDPERILIVEDDDALRETLAHTLASVCREVRTAATLADAFHEAIHSPPELIVLDLGLPDGDGTELVTRLREATDVPIIVLSGRDTEEAKVALLDAGADDFLIKPCGGAELLARVRGQLRRSVTSQAARSWSHIEVDGVEIDLVAQRVVRDGQPQRLTPTEWALLRALVLQAGRAISPKQLWDIVWDREFGDYSTHVRVHITHLRRKIEPNPQVPRLIITEPGVGYRFNGPQ